TTGAACAAACATTGGGGGGTACATTTGaacattctaaaattattcataaaagttactggttttgtaaaaaaaggtaaaatataagaaagccgaattttttaggttatttattagcatttgtacaagttaaacaatttatttattttattttttactggaaattataaatattaagagaaTTGTTTTAAACCTAGAACATATAATGGTAGGCTATCATCAAGATAGAATAAGCATGAGGCCTATTTTTTGTATTAGttccatgtttatatttttaaatctagtaCTTTTCTTACATTAAAACACACAAGTTGTCTTACGTCTTAaatctcttcattaaaaaaaatttgatatcagCAGCCTAATATTGAAACAAACCTAATTTGATCTTACATTGTAGGCCTTGGcctactaaaacaataaattactaacttACATTATGTTTAGGTAATAACTCACTTTGTATTGTTTCAGGTTACAATGGTTAGAAACTACATCAAGAAAAAAGTGGGCCCAGAGATAAATGAGCGAGATGTGGAGGAAGCTGTTAAGCTTGTTTTGGAAAAAAACGTCCCGATACGTCAAGCAGCAGAATCGTTTGGCTTGGTTCATACCATGTTATTCTATCGAATAAAAAAAGCAAAGGCTCTTCTAAAGACAAATTTACCATCTGAGCACACTGATATCCGAGTCCCTTCAGCACCCGCACcccttttaacatttaatagCAAGTACACTTCTAACCAAGTATTTTCAGCTCAAGAAGAAAAAATgctagaagaatatattattacatgttctGCGATGAACTATGGTCTCACGTACAAAATCATTAGAGCTCTTGCATTTCAGTATGCAGAAAAATTGGGCCGATGTCCAAAAAAATGGGAAGATAATAAAACAGCTGGTTTAGATTGGTTGAAAGGTTTTATGAAAAGACATAAAGATTTATCACTGAGAAAACCTGAAAACACAAGCTTAGCTAGAACATTAGGTTTCAATCGGAAAAACATTGaagaatttcaaaaaaacttagatgatgtttacaaaaaacacaaattttctcCGAGTGACATTTACAATCTTGATGAAACTGGGATTAAAACTGTCGTGCAAGCCCCAAATGTTGTAGCTAAAAAAGGCACTAAACAAGTAGGCCAAGTTGTGTCTGGAGAAAGAGGCAGCCTTATTACAATGGTTGCTACTGTTAATGCGGCAGGCAATACCATTCCTCCAGTTTTCATATTTCCCCGAGCTAGACTACATGACAGTTTAATGGTAGGTGCTATCAGTGGAAGCTTAGGACTTGTTAACTCCCCTACTAGTGGGTGGATCACTAATGCTTTGTTCCTCAAAGTGCTGGAGCACTTTGTGAAGTACAGCCACTGCTCAAAAGAATCACCAGTTTTGTTGATTCTCGACAACCACGAATCCCATTGCACTCTGGATGCAATATTATACGCAAGAGATAATGGTATTTGTATTGTGACAATACCTCCTCATTGTAGCCATCGTGTCCAACCTCTAGATGTTTCAATTTTAGGaccatttaaacaaaacttagcCACAGTTCAAAATAACTGGCTAACAAACAACCCCGGATCTAAACTCTCAATTCATGATTTAGCTGGGTTGGCATCAAAAGCTTTTAATTTAGCATTTACAAGGAAGAATATCTTAAAAGGATTTGAGGAGTGTGGAATATGGCCATATTCTACAACTGTGTTTACTGATGAAGATTTCCCATTTTCTGAAGCGATGATAACCTCTAGTACGCCTACACCTGACACTACGAAATCTTCTAATCTAGGACGCGAAAATGAAAATTACAGCCAAGGTACATCTAATGCTAGACCTACAGGTTCAACATCAATTGAAAATGAAAGCCTAAATGATGGGATTTTAAACAAAACCGTAGCAGTGTCTCCTAGTCCAGAGGTTGTTAGGCCTTATCCCCAGCTGCAGGCAAAATCTTCAGTAGAATGTAAAAAAGGAAGAGAACCAGGAAAATCGAAAATAATTACGGCCACTCCAGAAAAAATTCGGTTGGAAGAAGAAATCAAAAGAAAGCttttagaaaaacagaaaaaagaagAACTAAGGAAGCAGCGTGACATAAAGGcaaaaagaaaattagatttaccagagaaaaacaaaaaatcaggacataacaaaagaagaaaaacaaatgaGCATAAATCTATTTCATACGAGTCTGACTGTGACGATCCTGACCCAATTTATATGGAAAGTGGAGAATGGTGGAGAGCTCTGAAGAAGATGACAACTTCGATAGGCCTAACCTgtctaaacaagtaaaaatatgtcCGATGCTTGAAAAATACTATgctgtattttatgatataagtTGGTATTTAGGAAGGGTGGTTGATTTCCCGGATGaaggattttctaaaattaagtttttgaaagAAGGACTTGGAGATTCATATGAGTGGCCAAAACATGATGATGTTCAAgtgatagaaaataaatatcttttttacgGGCCAGTACCTTTGATTGGAAATGGACCCTTTCTCATCGACGACAAGTGTAAAAGGAGAATTCGATCAAAATACTCAATGTTAAAAAAGTAGAAGTTGAacctaaattttgtttacacaatCTGTAATGTACCTTTGATTAGTGCACactatgaataaaatgtttttgtgtatttcCTTAGTTTTTCTTTACTAATTATCCAATGTTCAAATCCACCCCGTCCTTGTTCAAACCTACCCCAGGCTTTCAAATGTACCCCTTAGTGGGGTACATTTGAACAACATGCagtgaactttaatttttttttttttagcctagatattttgaagattattaacattaatttaagtaatttgttgCATAATAGTCTAAAGATCAATGTCCCCATGcttgtttatcaaaataattaatttaaaaaaatacaaaaatattttttcaaaaagtgttcaaaggtaccCCCCTTTCCCCTAATTATAATAGTTATctgaacaaatatattataacctAAGACATTTGTATGCCTTTTGTTACCTTGATAGAGCTTGCCTAACAAATCCATGAGTAACTCAACCATCTTGATGTCTTATCTCAACTTTATTTCAGAGTTCCTTCCAAACACTTGTACTAAGAAGTGAGCATTTTTTACCAGAATTATTCCTATAACTGTGCATCTAGCACCCCTAAAATAAGCCTTAAGCCTGCAGTATTTTGACAATGTTATCACAGATTCTATCGCCTTAAAACAGAAGTTCAGTTGTCATACAAAATACCTATATGGATGACAATGTCCATAGTGatatatatttctacatttgATCACATAATTTCTTTATGGTcacataagttttaataaaacatatgttaaaggATTGAACCAGCAAAACCCATTGGATTGTGTCTATTATGCACAACCATCTGATGACTTTCTAGATCACTAACTCTAAAGTATGGAAAACGTGACTTGAAGAAAACCCCCTGTTTTACAAATGTACCTAGCTTTGACAACATTACCATCACACAAACATGTTGGAGAGCAGGTTTAATTAGAGCAAAATTCAATAATGATaagtaatattttctcaaaaaagATTAATTGAGAAGATGACGACCACAG
The Homalodisca vitripennis isolate AUS2020 chromosome 4, UT_GWSS_2.1, whole genome shotgun sequence DNA segment above includes these coding regions:
- the LOC124359665 gene encoding MFS-type transporter clz9-like; translation: MVRNYIKKKVGPEINERDVEEAVKLVLEKNVPIRQAAESFGLVHTMLFYRIKKAKALLKTNLPSEHTDIRVPSAPAPLLTFNSKYTSNQVFSAQEEKMLEEYIITCSAMNYGLTYKIIRALAFQYAEKLGRCPKKWEDNKTAGLDWLKGFMKRHKDLSLRKPENTSLARTLGFNRKNIEEFQKNLDDVYKKHKFSPSDIYNLDETGIKTVVQAPNVVAKKGTKQVGQVVSGERGSLITMVATVNAAGNTIPPVFIFPRARLHDSLMVGAISGSLGLVNSPTSGWITNALFLKVLEHFVKYSHCSKESPVLLILDNHESHCTLDAILYARDNGICIVTIPPHCSHRVQPLDVSILGPFKQNLATVQNNWLTNNPGSKLSIHDLAGLASKAFNLAFTRKNILKGFEECGIWPYSTTVFTDEDFPFSEAMITSSTPTPDTTKSSNLGRENENYSQGTSNARPTGSTSIENESLNDGILNKTVAVSPSPEVVRPYPQLQAKSSVECKKGREPGKSKIITATPEKIRLEEEIKRKLLEKQKKEELRKQRDIKAKRKLDLPEKNKKSGHNKRRKTNEHKSISYESDCDDPDPIYMESGEWWRALKKMTTSIGLTCLNK